The Argonema galeatum A003/A1 genome includes a region encoding these proteins:
- a CDS encoding phospholipid carrier-dependent glycosyltransferase, translating to MIEENKPKKLKRLLALGIIWLAGAVCDRIWFALDRSVPAWDQADYLTGSLNYWQALQHPQWFNGEWWTSFWQLTSKVPPFTYIAAGIIQNFFGTGPDRATLVNLFFSAILLVSVYGLGIELFSVEVGLLAAAICQVLPGLYRFRIDFLLDYPLTAVVTLCFYCLTVWWNIKTTKTRRREWFWAAGFGVCLGLALMVKQTAIFFLLIPLLWVGFGEIGNLIKNIRFKIKHENNFLGNSINRIGQLIGALLLSVLVFGPWYRTNWLLILTSGKRATVDSAIAEGDPALNTLDAWTFYWKDLPYVVSWPLLLIPIVGLLLYFGKSAIRKVEENKHLPITNYQSSLKWLTIFWIGSYLLTSVNINKDTRYVLPYLPVLGLFLAYCLTLWTGRWAKHIRWGTIGLAILLMLLNLYPLGGSWLTQFLSPRFQHYPYFGAGWPHQQVIAEIIKTEAYLRSTLGVLPSTPELNQHNFNYYGALSNFQVYGRQVGTRKKFVPQDARSLSWFVTKTGNQGSVPSEAQSAIVQIVEQGGDFQLQKTWNLPDESTLNLYHSRIPPVQVKQERVSESPIQNLKLNRVTVPDRSPPGVPVPVVYDWSGPWNQLRSGLVLLTWRNSAVSPAQGTKQKQWLHDHAIAMGNLHPGKRVPGDSQPFQVIERTAMLPPTDIVPGIYTLEATYLNRQTGETYPIPVPPVTVKIDPTAKPTPAPELDLLTQLRTSAAKLPEGPKALDSVFDRTGRINQYDPTQDYLIQASKTLNYRLQQSPQNLDLAYALALAKVLRRQPAGAIAALERVTKLDSQNPYAYAYLAFVHLYDWHPKAAQNALKPALALNPNLPELQALSGVAALMQGNVVAAWNYFKILTSVK from the coding sequence GTGATTGAAGAAAATAAACCCAAAAAGTTAAAACGGTTACTGGCTTTGGGCATAATTTGGCTGGCGGGTGCGGTGTGCGATCGCATCTGGTTTGCCCTCGATCGGTCTGTACCCGCCTGGGATCAAGCAGACTACCTCACAGGCAGTTTAAACTACTGGCAAGCCTTACAGCATCCCCAGTGGTTTAACGGTGAATGGTGGACGAGTTTTTGGCAACTCACCTCCAAAGTCCCACCCTTTACCTATATTGCCGCAGGTATTATCCAAAATTTCTTTGGCACTGGGCCAGATCGAGCTACACTTGTCAACCTATTCTTTAGCGCTATTCTATTAGTCTCCGTTTATGGTTTGGGCATAGAATTGTTCAGCGTTGAAGTCGGGTTATTGGCGGCGGCGATATGTCAGGTTTTGCCGGGATTATATAGATTTCGCATAGATTTTTTACTGGATTATCCGCTGACGGCAGTAGTAACGCTATGTTTCTATTGTCTGACGGTTTGGTGGAATATAAAAACCACGAAGACACGAAGAAGAGAATGGTTTTGGGCAGCAGGTTTTGGTGTTTGTTTGGGCTTGGCTTTAATGGTGAAGCAAACAGCCATATTCTTTTTGTTAATACCACTACTGTGGGTAGGGTTTGGGGAAATTGGCAATTTAATTAAAAATATAAGATTTAAAATTAAACATGAGAATAATTTTCTCGGCAATTCCATTAACAGAATAGGGCAGCTAATCGGTGCTTTGTTGTTGTCAGTGTTAGTGTTTGGCCCTTGGTATCGCACCAATTGGCTGCTGATACTGACTTCTGGGAAACGGGCGACAGTGGATTCTGCGATCGCAGAAGGCGACCCAGCCCTCAATACCCTCGACGCCTGGACATTTTATTGGAAAGACCTGCCCTATGTAGTCTCTTGGCCACTTTTACTAATACCTATTGTTGGGTTACTACTTTATTTTGGTAAATCAGCTATTAGAAAAGTAGAAGAAAATAAACACTTACCAATTACTAATTACCAATCATCCTTAAAATGGTTGACTATATTTTGGATAGGTTCATATTTACTTACTTCTGTGAATATTAACAAAGATACTCGTTATGTTTTGCCATATTTGCCAGTTTTAGGCTTATTTTTAGCTTACTGCTTAACACTCTGGACTGGTCGCTGGGCTAAACATATTCGCTGGGGTACTATCGGTCTAGCCATATTATTAATGTTGTTAAATCTGTACCCGCTTGGGGGTAGTTGGTTAACCCAATTTCTCAGTCCTCGCTTTCAGCATTATCCATATTTTGGTGCTGGGTGGCCGCATCAGCAGGTAATTGCAGAAATTATCAAAACTGAAGCTTATCTGCGATCGACTTTAGGCGTCCTCCCCTCGACACCAGAACTTAACCAGCACAACTTCAATTATTACGGAGCATTAAGCAATTTTCAGGTTTATGGGCGTCAGGTGGGAACGCGAAAAAAATTTGTGCCGCAGGATGCACGCAGTCTCTCATGGTTTGTTACTAAAACTGGCAATCAAGGGTCAGTTCCCAGCGAGGCGCAATCTGCGATCGTCCAAATTGTAGAACAAGGCGGAGATTTCCAATTACAGAAAACTTGGAATTTGCCAGATGAGAGTACTTTGAATCTCTACCACAGCCGAATTCCCCCAGTACAAGTAAAGCAGGAGAGAGTTTCTGAGTCCCCAATCCAAAATCTCAAATTAAATCGAGTTACAGTACCAGATCGATCGCCACCAGGAGTTCCAGTCCCAGTTGTCTACGATTGGTCTGGCCCCTGGAATCAATTGCGATCGGGCCTGGTGCTGCTAACTTGGCGCAATTCAGCCGTTTCGCCTGCACAAGGAACGAAGCAAAAACAATGGTTGCATGACCATGCTATCGCGATGGGAAATTTGCATCCGGGTAAGCGCGTCCCAGGAGACAGTCAGCCTTTTCAAGTTATCGAACGGACGGCGATGCTTCCTCCCACCGATATCGTTCCTGGAATTTATACTTTAGAGGCAACTTACCTAAATCGACAAACTGGTGAAACTTATCCCATCCCAGTACCGCCTGTCACCGTGAAAATTGACCCAACTGCTAAGCCTACACCCGCACCCGAATTAGATCTACTCACTCAGTTACGGACTTCAGCAGCAAAATTGCCCGAAGGCCCAAAGGCACTCGATTCTGTCTTCGATCGAACTGGACGGATCAACCAGTACGATCCGACTCAAGATTATCTGATTCAAGCTAGCAAGACGCTAAATTATCGGTTGCAGCAGTCACCGCAAAACCTAGACTTGGCTTATGCTTTGGCGCTTGCGAAGGTGTTGCGGCGACAGCCAGCAGGTGCGATCGCAGCTTTGGAACGAGTCACCAAACTGGACTCCCAGAATCCCTACGCCTACGCCTATCTCGCCTTTGTCCACCTGTACGACTGGCATCCCAAAGCAGCCCAAAACGCCCTCAAGCCCGCTCTAGCTCTCAAC
- a CDS encoding DUF4276 family protein — MAVVVWVFAGGGESEVKGLTQFLDKNFPGCQFIRKTPIRQKPGPKPNKALSYGRTGQSLIEQIKEELPIALRVEPNRCDLILVFDDLDCRDRITQRQKILEEIAKISECDNIEKFVGFAAPELEAWIIGDWNNTVANHLDFRDRHQRMRWWLSTKRNIPFNNPESFSEYDPERDCCREKLSEALIESTVQDADRDKPRFSKGLHTPELITQINCGELQRKCPLFRELYNYLNHFCQNS, encoded by the coding sequence ATGGCCGTGGTAGTATGGGTTTTTGCTGGTGGTGGTGAATCTGAGGTTAAAGGATTAACTCAATTTTTGGATAAAAATTTTCCTGGATGTCAATTTATCCGAAAAACACCAATCCGTCAAAAACCTGGCCCTAAGCCTAATAAAGCCCTTAGTTATGGGAGAACAGGTCAAAGTTTGATAGAACAAATAAAGGAGGAACTACCTATTGCTTTAAGAGTGGAACCAAATAGATGCGATCTTATTTTAGTTTTTGATGATTTGGATTGCCGCGATCGCATAACACAAAGACAAAAAATATTGGAAGAGATAGCAAAAATATCAGAATGTGACAATATAGAAAAATTTGTTGGATTTGCAGCGCCTGAACTGGAAGCTTGGATTATTGGAGATTGGAATAATACAGTAGCTAATCATCTAGATTTTCGAGACAGACATCAACGTATGCGATGGTGGCTGAGTACGAAAAGGAATATTCCTTTTAATAATCCAGAATCATTTAGTGAGTATGACCCTGAAAGAGATTGTTGTCGAGAAAAATTATCAGAGGCATTAATTGAATCGACTGTTCAGGATGCCGATCGCGATAAGCCACGCTTTTCTAAAGGATTGCATACCCCTGAACTAATAACGCAAATTAATTGCGGTGAATTGCAACGAAAATGCCCATTATTTCGAGAATTATATAATTATCTTAATCATTTTTGTCAGAATTCATAA
- a CDS encoding AAA family ATPase: MNQPPLRFLATKNYKNLHLDEPIYLNNLNIFIGPNGSGKSNFISCLKFLKDCLTAIPDENRGVSSFEDAIAKIGGNRILDGNVASPALVEFSYCFSQISQTNNPQRDSVILDLKLYTDQQKGRASISEEYLYGGEDLYDSSNKKRTKSPFYYYKLHERELGQGVVSVYDNPDQTQTHFEPLDNIPTNSLGLFTIPVLLENSQSPPENTPVYRIRRQLSEFISKWQFYNANNMDLNQIRTAEPKLGPSDIYLSPSGYNLALVLDNLNQNIDFDESLNLAMKSIIQKTRRVRPGRTGRLSLAVEWYFEGINEPFYLNEMSDGTVRMLCWATILHSPFLPSLLVIDEPELGLHVSWMPILAEWIKKAATKTQIIITTHSPDLLDHFTDCLENVLCFYSENKTHFFIKHLSKEMLDEKLEQGWELGDLYRVGDPTVGGWPW; this comes from the coding sequence ATGAATCAACCACCACTTCGTTTTCTGGCTACTAAAAATTATAAAAATCTTCATTTGGATGAGCCGATATATCTAAATAATCTCAACATTTTTATAGGCCCAAACGGATCTGGTAAAAGCAACTTCATCAGTTGTTTAAAATTTTTAAAAGATTGTCTTACAGCTATTCCAGACGAAAATAGAGGTGTGAGTAGCTTTGAAGATGCAATTGCTAAAATTGGTGGTAATAGAATCCTAGATGGCAATGTTGCAAGTCCGGCCTTAGTCGAATTTTCTTACTGTTTTTCGCAAATTTCCCAAACTAATAATCCTCAAAGAGACAGTGTAATTCTTGACCTAAAACTTTATACCGATCAACAAAAAGGGAGGGCTAGCATTTCCGAAGAATATTTATATGGCGGAGAAGATTTGTATGATAGTTCTAATAAAAAAAGAACTAAGTCACCTTTCTATTACTATAAATTGCATGAAAGAGAATTAGGTCAAGGAGTAGTATCTGTTTACGATAATCCTGACCAAACCCAAACTCATTTTGAACCTCTAGATAACATTCCTACGAATTCTCTGGGACTATTTACAATTCCGGTACTGCTTGAAAATAGTCAATCACCTCCTGAAAATACGCCAGTTTACAGAATTAGAAGACAACTGAGTGAATTTATTTCAAAATGGCAGTTTTATAACGCTAATAACATGGATTTAAATCAAATTAGAACGGCAGAGCCTAAACTTGGCCCAAGTGACATTTACTTATCGCCATCGGGATATAACTTAGCGTTAGTTCTAGATAACTTAAATCAAAATATTGACTTTGATGAAAGTCTTAATTTAGCGATGAAATCAATCATACAAAAAACTCGTCGCGTCAGACCTGGGCGTACTGGTCGCCTATCTCTCGCTGTAGAATGGTATTTTGAAGGTATAAATGAACCGTTTTACCTTAATGAAATGTCAGATGGAACTGTCAGAATGTTGTGTTGGGCAACTATATTACATTCTCCATTTCTTCCTTCTTTGTTAGTAATTGATGAACCAGAATTAGGATTGCACGTATCGTGGATGCCAATTTTAGCTGAATGGATTAAAAAAGCAGCCACCAAAACACAGATAATTATTACTACGCATAGCCCTGACCTTTTAGATCATTTTACGGATTGTTTAGAGAATGTCCTTTGTTTCTATTCTGAAAATAAAACGCATTTTTTCATAAAGCATCTTTCCAAAGAGATGCTGGATGAAAAACTCGAACAGGGATGGGAATTAGGTGATTTATACCGAGTTGGCGATCCAACTGTGGGAGGATGGCCGTGGTAG
- the pruA gene encoding L-glutamate gamma-semialdehyde dehydrogenase: MVVQVSNNTVYETKTQEIAKQLLAATKENRSFFAQMRDQMRWDDKLLSWAMSNPGLRVQLFRFIDCLPSLRSKPEIARHLQEYLGDESVELPAALKGLLNFANPDSMPGQLAATTVSTAVETLAHKYIAGENIKQVIETVKRLRKDKMAFTIDLLGEAVITEEEAQSYLDRYLELMSQLTEAAKSWSTVEAIDSADGEPLPKVQVSVKITAFYSQFDPLDEKGSQEKVSDRIRILLRRAKELGAAVHFDMEQYAYKDLTLSILKQVLLEDEFRSRTDIGITIQAYLRDSEKDLRDLIAWAKLRGNPVTIRLVKGAYWDQETIKSAQRDWPQPVYNDKAATDINYEKITQLMLENYEYIYSAIGSHNVRSQARAMAIAETLNVPRRRFEMQVLYGMADKLAKSIVDRGYRLRVYCPYGDLIPGMAYLIRRLLENTANSSFLRQSLEERPIEELLAPPTLNGKVDSKAEFTKAFPNVADTDYADKEERARSLQAIQTIRQQLGKTYSPLINGEYVNTSQIVDSVNPSNPSEIVGKIGLLSVEQAEQAIQAAKAAFPAWRKTPVRERAGVLRKAAELMEKRRHELTACMVLETGKPIREGDGEVSEAIDFCRYYADEMERLEQGYNYDIPGENNRYNYQPRGISLIISPWNFPLAIPTGMTVASLVAGNCTLLKPAEVSSVITAKLTEILIEAGVPSGVFQYVPGKGSTVGSYMVKHPDVHMITFTGSQEVGCQIYADAAILQPGQKHLKRVIAEMGGKNAIIVDESADLDQAVAGVVQSAFGYSGQKCSACSRVIVLESIYDVFVPRLVEATRSLNVGAAENPSTKVGPVIDANAHKRIKEYIEKGRQEAKVALEMSAPENGYFIGPVIFSEVSPTGIIAQEEIFGPVLSVIRVKDFQSAIDVANGTNFALTGGLYSRTPSHIEKAQAEFEVGNLYINRGITGAIVSRQPFGGFKLSGVGSKAGGPDYLLQFLEPRAVTENIQRQGFAPIEGAE; this comes from the coding sequence GTGGTCGTACAAGTATCAAATAATACGGTTTACGAAACTAAAACCCAGGAGATTGCCAAACAACTTCTGGCTGCAACTAAAGAAAATCGTTCATTTTTTGCCCAAATGCGCGACCAAATGCGCTGGGACGATAAATTGCTATCTTGGGCAATGTCTAACCCCGGTTTGCGGGTGCAGCTGTTTCGCTTCATCGACTGTCTGCCTTCGCTGCGTAGCAAACCAGAAATCGCCCGTCACTTACAGGAATATCTGGGAGATGAGTCGGTTGAATTACCCGCAGCGCTAAAAGGTTTGCTGAATTTTGCCAATCCAGACTCGATGCCGGGACAGCTGGCAGCGACAACCGTCTCCACAGCAGTTGAAACTTTAGCTCATAAGTATATTGCCGGAGAAAACATTAAACAGGTAATTGAGACGGTTAAGCGCCTGCGTAAGGATAAAATGGCTTTCACGATCGACCTCTTGGGAGAGGCGGTGATTACGGAGGAGGAAGCGCAATCTTATCTCGATCGCTATTTGGAATTGATGAGTCAGCTAACAGAAGCTGCGAAAAGTTGGTCAACTGTTGAGGCGATCGACTCTGCTGATGGCGAACCATTGCCAAAAGTGCAAGTATCTGTTAAAATAACAGCGTTTTATTCCCAGTTCGATCCGCTGGATGAGAAAGGCAGTCAGGAAAAAGTGAGCGATCGCATTCGCATTCTATTACGCCGCGCCAAAGAATTAGGTGCCGCCGTTCACTTTGACATGGAACAATATGCCTACAAAGACCTAACTTTGAGTATCCTCAAACAGGTTTTGTTGGAAGATGAATTTCGTTCTCGCACGGATATTGGAATCACAATTCAAGCTTATTTACGCGACAGCGAAAAAGATTTGCGTGATTTGATTGCTTGGGCAAAATTGCGCGGTAATCCGGTAACTATCCGTTTGGTGAAGGGTGCTTATTGGGATCAGGAAACTATCAAATCAGCCCAGAGAGATTGGCCTCAACCAGTTTACAATGATAAAGCGGCAACCGATATCAACTATGAGAAAATAACTCAGTTGATGTTGGAAAACTACGAGTATATTTATTCGGCAATTGGTAGCCATAATGTTCGCAGTCAAGCGCGGGCAATGGCAATTGCCGAAACTTTAAATGTACCTCGTCGCCGCTTTGAAATGCAAGTCCTTTACGGGATGGCAGATAAACTGGCAAAATCAATCGTGGATCGCGGTTATCGTCTGCGGGTTTATTGTCCTTATGGCGATTTAATTCCCGGTATGGCATATTTGATTCGCCGCTTGTTAGAAAACACAGCAAATAGTTCCTTCTTGCGGCAAAGTTTGGAAGAACGACCAATCGAAGAATTGTTAGCACCGCCAACTTTAAATGGCAAAGTCGATTCCAAGGCAGAGTTTACGAAAGCGTTCCCCAATGTAGCCGATACCGATTATGCTGATAAGGAAGAAAGAGCGCGATCGCTACAAGCTATCCAAACCATTCGTCAACAACTAGGTAAAACATATTCACCTTTAATTAATGGTGAATATGTAAACACATCACAAATTGTTGATTCTGTCAATCCTTCCAATCCCAGCGAAATAGTTGGCAAAATTGGATTGCTTAGCGTCGAACAAGCAGAACAAGCAATCCAAGCAGCAAAAGCAGCATTTCCCGCTTGGCGAAAAACCCCTGTCCGGGAACGTGCTGGCGTGTTGCGTAAAGCAGCAGAATTGATGGAAAAACGCCGTCACGAATTAACAGCTTGCATGGTTTTGGAAACTGGGAAACCAATCCGGGAAGGAGATGGTGAAGTTTCAGAAGCGATCGATTTCTGCCGCTACTATGCCGACGAAATGGAACGACTGGAACAGGGATATAACTACGATATTCCTGGCGAAAATAACCGCTATAACTATCAACCGCGTGGAATTTCGCTGATTATTTCCCCCTGGAATTTTCCCTTGGCTATTCCTACGGGAATGACAGTCGCCTCACTCGTGGCGGGAAATTGTACGCTTCTGAAACCAGCGGAAGTTTCCTCAGTAATTACAGCCAAATTAACGGAAATTTTGATCGAAGCTGGTGTTCCTAGCGGCGTATTCCAATACGTACCTGGCAAAGGTTCCACTGTCGGTTCTTACATGGTGAAACATCCCGATGTTCACATGATCACCTTCACGGGTTCTCAGGAAGTTGGTTGCCAAATTTACGCCGATGCTGCGATTTTACAACCCGGACAAAAACATCTGAAACGAGTTATTGCTGAGATGGGTGGCAAGAATGCAATCATCGTTGATGAAAGTGCGGATTTAGATCAAGCAGTTGCGGGTGTAGTGCAATCTGCTTTTGGTTATAGCGGTCAAAAATGTTCTGCTTGTTCGCGAGTAATTGTGTTGGAATCTATCTATGATGTGTTTGTACCGCGTTTAGTTGAAGCTACTCGCAGTCTGAACGTTGGTGCAGCAGAAAACCCTAGCACAAAAGTAGGCCCTGTGATCGATGCGAATGCCCATAAACGCATCAAAGAATATATCGAGAAAGGGCGTCAGGAAGCAAAAGTTGCCCTGGAAATGTCTGCACCGGAAAATGGCTATTTTATTGGGCCGGTCATTTTTTCGGAAGTATCTCCGACGGGGATAATTGCCCAGGAGGAGATTTTTGGCCCAGTATTGTCTGTGATTCGAGTGAAGGATTTTCAGTCAGCAATTGATGTTGCTAACGGTACAAATTTCGCCTTAACTGGTGGTTTGTATTCGCGTACTCCTTCCCACATTGAAAAGGCGCAAGCTGAATTTGAAGTGGGGAATTTGTATATCAATCGCGGGATTACTGGTGCGATTGTCTCGCGTCAACCTTTTGGTGGATTTAAACTTTCTGGTGTTGGTTCCAAAGCGGGTGGCCCCGATTATCTGCTACAATTCTTGGAACCGCGTGCGGTAACTGAGAATATCCAACGTCAAGGTTTTGCACCCATTGAGGGGGCAGAATAG
- a CDS encoding DICT sensory domain-containing protein, which yields MSIQTSVLAELLQDLPQLRPQMYFKSSLTALSHAMEDQVLAGSDRPLVIASFQRERFYRQEAHRYRRVAQKSNQVYVLAAPETDFVSKSDIYETIAFNPEDALSQEWHLVVIGQQYASCLVCRERQAPALPTAEQPHFDIDPSRRFEGVWTFDRQVSCKAAELLLKKILVYRPELEEKIEQAETEFLLEISSGFHDIDPDPFAQRLVTYLQAGQYKLLKAYRSIADQERKERLVNSITSAIRQSLNSHEILKGAAQELGQALQVCRCLIYRCKETEVATTNLHEFLSPSVTSLAGQSWPLQENPLFQEVVQSGQPIYVADTHRDSRITNTPALKALVDRFGIISWLLVPVLDKGRLLGMVELHYGGASHEWEEDDLELVEAIATQIGVALIQAEAYTNLEQLNEQLEALERTRSNLIAITGHELRTPLSTIQVCLESLASEPDMSLELRQVMLNSALEDAERMRKLVQDFLTLSQLESGRVQWHPEPLEFQECVDLALSSIRARLSKEQFPKITTQVPSKLPLVRADGEWLVEVLSKLLDNACKFTAPNGEVIIQAQPTKGDRMLEVTVADTGRGIEPNRLETVFDRFYQEEGALRRTTGGTGLGLAICRQIVSGWGGQIWAKSAGKDRGSQLHFTIPIVGSSGDQKRSAKSNPRSAKTGTRG from the coding sequence ATGAGCATCCAGACGTCTGTGCTGGCAGAGCTGCTGCAAGACCTGCCCCAACTAAGACCACAAATGTACTTCAAGTCTTCCTTAACTGCGCTCTCTCATGCGATGGAAGACCAAGTTTTGGCGGGTTCCGATCGGCCCCTGGTGATTGCGAGCTTTCAACGAGAGCGCTTTTATCGTCAGGAAGCTCACCGCTACCGACGGGTTGCACAAAAGAGCAATCAGGTGTATGTGCTGGCGGCACCGGAAACTGATTTCGTCAGCAAATCGGACATCTACGAGACGATCGCATTTAACCCTGAAGATGCCTTAAGTCAGGAGTGGCATTTAGTGGTGATCGGGCAGCAATATGCCAGCTGCCTTGTTTGCCGCGAACGGCAAGCGCCAGCACTGCCCACAGCGGAACAGCCGCACTTTGATATAGACCCATCTCGCCGATTTGAAGGCGTTTGGACTTTCGATCGGCAAGTGAGTTGCAAAGCGGCTGAATTATTACTTAAGAAAATTTTGGTTTATCGGCCTGAGTTGGAAGAGAAAATCGAGCAGGCGGAGACAGAGTTTCTGTTGGAAATTTCATCGGGTTTCCACGACATCGACCCAGACCCTTTTGCCCAGCGTTTGGTGACGTACCTTCAGGCGGGTCAATACAAGTTGCTAAAAGCCTATAGATCGATCGCAGATCAGGAAAGGAAAGAGCGCTTGGTGAACTCAATTACCTCTGCCATTAGGCAATCGCTCAATTCCCATGAAATACTCAAAGGAGCCGCGCAAGAATTGGGTCAGGCTCTACAAGTTTGTCGGTGTTTGATTTATCGTTGCAAAGAGACGGAGGTGGCAACGACAAATCTGCACGAGTTTTTAAGCCCTAGTGTTACCTCTCTGGCAGGACAAAGCTGGCCTTTGCAGGAGAATCCCCTCTTTCAAGAAGTAGTGCAAAGTGGACAACCTATCTACGTGGCAGATACTCACAGAGACTCCCGGATTACAAATACACCAGCGCTAAAGGCTCTAGTCGATCGCTTTGGAATTATCTCTTGGCTGCTAGTACCCGTACTGGATAAGGGGAGATTATTGGGAATGGTGGAATTGCACTACGGCGGTGCGTCGCATGAATGGGAAGAAGATGATTTGGAACTGGTGGAAGCGATCGCAACCCAAATCGGCGTTGCCCTCATTCAAGCAGAAGCCTACACCAACCTAGAACAGCTCAACGAGCAGCTAGAAGCCCTAGAACGCACCCGGAGCAACTTGATTGCCATCACAGGTCACGAACTGCGTACCCCCCTATCGACCATCCAAGTTTGTCTGGAAAGTCTCGCCAGCGAACCAGATATGTCCCTAGAACTGCGACAGGTAATGCTGAACTCGGCTTTAGAAGATGCCGAACGGATGCGTAAACTCGTGCAAGATTTCCTCACCCTCTCCCAGCTAGAAAGCGGTCGGGTGCAGTGGCACCCGGAACCCCTAGAATTTCAAGAATGTGTCGATTTAGCTCTCAGCAGTATTCGCGCCCGTCTTTCCAAGGAGCAATTTCCCAAGATTACCACCCAGGTGCCAAGCAAACTGCCTCTGGTACGCGCTGATGGTGAATGGCTGGTGGAAGTACTGTCGAAGCTCTTAGACAACGCTTGCAAATTTACAGCACCGAATGGAGAGGTAATTATCCAGGCTCAACCTACTAAGGGCGATCGAATGCTGGAAGTTACAGTCGCCGATACTGGTCGCGGCATCGAACCAAACCGTCTCGAAACCGTCTTTGACAGGTTCTATCAAGAAGAAGGAGCCTTGCGACGAACAACAGGCGGTACAGGACTGGGACTGGCGATTTGCCGCCAGATTGTCAGCGGGTGGGGCGGTCAGATTTGGGCCAAATCTGCTGGCAAAGATCGAGGCAGTCAGTTACATTTCACCATTCCCATTGTGGGAAGTAGCGGCGATCAAAAGCGATCGGCCAAAAGCAATCCGCGATCGGCCAAAACAGGAACTAGGGGCTAG
- a CDS encoding photosystem I reaction center subunit II PsaD: protein MADTLTGQAPLFGGSTGGLLSKAQIEEKYAITWTSPKEQVFEMPTGGAAVMRQGDNLLYLARKEQCIALGGQQLRAKFKINNYKIYRVFPNGEIEYLHPADGVFPEKVNAGRPYVGKKDRNIGSNPEPAKVKFSGHNTYDT from the coding sequence ATGGCAGATACTCTGACTGGACAAGCACCTTTGTTCGGTGGCAGCACCGGCGGCTTACTGAGCAAAGCGCAAATAGAAGAAAAGTACGCAATCACCTGGACCAGCCCCAAGGAACAGGTGTTTGAAATGCCCACTGGCGGCGCTGCTGTCATGCGGCAAGGTGACAACCTGCTATACCTAGCCCGCAAGGAACAGTGTATTGCCTTGGGCGGTCAGCAACTGCGTGCCAAGTTCAAAATCAACAACTACAAGATTTACCGGGTTTTCCCCAACGGTGAAATCGAGTACCTGCACCCTGCTGATGGCGTATTCCCTGAAAAGGTGAACGCAGGTCGTCCTTACGTAGGTAAGAAAGACCGTAACATTGGCAGCAACCCAGAACCAGCAAAGGTGAAATTCAGCGGTCATAATACTTACGATACCTAA